A region of Paractinoplanes abujensis DNA encodes the following proteins:
- a CDS encoding fibronectin type III domain-containing protein: MGRRWLGLLVVVPLALVLSGCGQDSSSKQAEDAAAGKSWVVVANGSATPSPAPSRATGTATPFPTGFLPLPTSTPAPTPTGSYSCPPVKNQIINGADATAGTTSGTVTWYNPATTDIVEYRITAISQDALIGNQRDIGWTVVTPGATCGYMTATIVGLDRDTRYVFSVDAVTTRSDSDATYGKTIARSRVVKTS; encoded by the coding sequence GTGGGTCGTCGTTGGCTGGGGCTTCTCGTGGTCGTGCCGCTCGCGCTCGTGCTGAGCGGCTGCGGCCAGGACTCGTCGTCGAAGCAGGCCGAGGACGCAGCAGCGGGCAAGTCGTGGGTCGTCGTCGCGAACGGCAGCGCCACGCCGTCGCCCGCGCCGAGCCGGGCCACGGGCACGGCCACTCCGTTCCCCACCGGCTTCCTGCCGCTGCCGACGAGCACGCCGGCGCCCACGCCGACCGGCAGCTACTCGTGCCCGCCGGTGAAGAACCAGATCATCAACGGCGCCGACGCCACCGCGGGCACCACCAGCGGCACGGTGACCTGGTACAACCCGGCCACCACGGACATCGTCGAATACCGGATCACGGCGATCAGCCAGGACGCCCTGATCGGCAATCAGCGCGACATCGGCTGGACCGTCGTCACGCCCGGCGCCACCTGCGGCTACATGACGGCCACGATCGTCGGGCTGGACCGCGACACCCGCTACGTGTTCTCGGTCGACGCGGTCACGACCCGCTCCGACAGCGACGCGACGTACGGCAAGACCATCGCCCGTTCCCGCGTGGTCAAGACGTCCTGA
- a CDS encoding NAD-dependent epimerase/dehydratase family protein, giving the protein MRVAVTGASGFCGGAVARLAAAAGGDVVCLGRRPGPVGRHVFWDATTTAPDLAGADVVIHLAAAVGDSGDDDTFAAVNVDGGRRLLDAAGGRRVVWVSSASVYRPGPYDGPVREDHPTDNQRTAYGRTKATGEKLARDYGAVVLRPRAVYGDGDPHLLPRLRRTVRGNRSWLPGPDVPLSLTAVENLASACLAAVRWPPGAYNIADARPYSRDAAITAVLGVPVRHVPITLARVAAVASRTLTPYAIDQVTDGMVLDIAKARSRGWTPDVELRTS; this is encoded by the coding sequence ATGAGGGTGGCCGTCACGGGGGCCAGTGGGTTCTGCGGCGGCGCGGTGGCCCGGCTCGCGGCGGCTGCCGGCGGGGACGTGGTGTGCCTGGGCCGCCGCCCCGGACCGGTCGGCCGGCACGTCTTCTGGGACGCCACGACGACCGCGCCCGATCTGGCCGGGGCCGACGTGGTGATCCACCTAGCCGCGGCGGTGGGTGACAGCGGGGACGACGACACCTTCGCGGCCGTCAACGTCGACGGCGGCCGGCGGCTGCTCGACGCGGCGGGTGGCCGGCGGGTCGTGTGGGTGAGCAGTGCCAGCGTCTACCGGCCCGGCCCCTACGACGGGCCCGTTCGCGAGGACCATCCGACAGACAACCAGCGGACCGCGTACGGCAGGACGAAAGCCACTGGGGAAAAACTGGCCCGGGACTACGGGGCCGTCGTGCTGCGGCCGCGCGCGGTCTACGGGGACGGCGACCCGCACCTGCTGCCGCGGCTGCGCCGGACCGTACGGGGAAACCGGTCCTGGCTGCCGGGGCCCGATGTGCCGCTCAGCCTGACCGCCGTCGAGAACCTGGCCTCCGCCTGTCTGGCCGCCGTGCGGTGGCCGCCGGGGGCGTACAACATTGCCGATGCGCGGCCTTACTCGCGGGACGCGGCGATCACGGCGGTGCTGGGCGTGCCGGTGCGACACGTGCCGATCACGCTGGCCCGGGTGGCCGCCGTGGCGTCGCGGACTCTCACCCCGTACGCGATCGATCAGGTCACCGACGGGATGGTGCTCGACATCGCCAAGGCCCGGTCGCGGGGCTGGACCCCGGACGTGGAGCTCAGGACGTCTTGA
- a CDS encoding cytochrome P450 has translation MTGLARRRDRRVYLASHPVLFALLAATRGRPVRRLGSTVLVHGAEAYRTVLTRVPLDRTAAGTTGGAAGELAGPGALFDQHGDEHRGTRRGTAAMLDVATLRPIWRKLLDDRLTVLAAGGELDLVPLAAELAGATAAEVLGLDVDPVELAAAARVAAAAAARAHLPGPGRRRAEAAAATTAARLVDMVTPGGQPGEAGLRSMIAVAAINTTVAAMPRAVAWVCDDDLWKHAGDPVLTDELLRVTAPTPLLPRVAAADADVEGCPVRAGDRLLLIARHAAEAHRRRPDVTDAAPARTAQLVFGVGPHACPGAGLARAQLADLLAALAPFQPVVVRARADRKAALPGWRSLTVRAAA, from the coding sequence GTGACCGGGTTAGCGCGCCGCCGCGATCGGCGGGTCTACCTGGCGAGCCACCCGGTGTTGTTCGCATTGCTGGCCGCGACGAGAGGCCGGCCCGTACGGCGGCTCGGGAGCACGGTGCTGGTGCACGGCGCGGAGGCCTACCGGACAGTGCTGACCAGGGTGCCGCTCGATCGCACCGCGGCCGGGACGACCGGGGGCGCGGCCGGGGAACTGGCGGGGCCGGGGGCGCTCTTCGACCAGCACGGCGACGAGCACCGGGGCACTCGCCGGGGCACAGCGGCGATGCTGGACGTGGCCACGTTGCGTCCGATCTGGCGGAAACTGCTCGATGACCGGCTGACCGTGCTCGCGGCCGGCGGCGAGCTCGATCTGGTGCCCTTGGCGGCGGAGCTCGCGGGGGCCACGGCGGCGGAGGTGCTGGGGCTCGACGTGGACCCGGTCGAGCTGGCCGCGGCGGCCCGGGTCGCGGCGGCCGCAGCGGCCCGGGCGCACCTGCCGGGGCCGGGACGGCGACGGGCCGAAGCGGCGGCGGCCACCACGGCGGCCCGGCTGGTCGACATGGTGACGCCGGGCGGGCAGCCCGGCGAGGCCGGGCTGCGGTCGATGATCGCCGTCGCGGCCATCAACACGACGGTGGCGGCGATGCCGCGCGCAGTGGCCTGGGTCTGCGACGACGACCTGTGGAAGCACGCCGGCGACCCCGTCCTCACCGACGAGCTGCTGCGGGTCACCGCCCCCACGCCCCTGCTCCCCCGGGTCGCGGCCGCTGACGCCGACGTCGAGGGCTGCCCGGTCCGAGCGGGCGATCGGCTGCTGCTGATCGCCCGGCACGCGGCCGAGGCGCACCGGCGGCGTCCGGACGTGACCGATGCCGCCCCGGCCCGTACGGCGCAGCTGGTTTTCGGCGTCGGGCCGCACGCCTGCCCGGGCGCCGGTCTGGCCCGGGCTCAGCTCGCCGACCTGCTGGCCGCACTCGCGCCGTTCCAGCCCGTGGTCGTACGGGCCCGCGCCGACCGCAAAGCCGCCCTGCCGGGATGGCGGTCCTTGACGGTGCGAGCCGCGGCATGA
- a CDS encoding AMP-binding protein, with protein MLSDFIGGLREDDDRPALPGVRRGELARLVRGYAVALQADGLEAGDTVALAVRPGARSLATLLAAYHLGLRIAVVDPTAGPDVVRARLALAQPRLVLADAAAQAVASWAAPLARRAHLALPSLTSLAPVRTVGRRLPGSAPALRRVAGAFPRPYEGEGDAVVVFTSGTTSRPRAVVHTRASISAGMTAVRDLVRPVPGRPVLGGTFFVLLPSLASGAPVAPPTGRNLRRLRPQAVYLTPPQVRAALAAGSRFDDARVYSGSAPVSAALLSALRRAGAAEAWGVYALTEVFPAAAVEAAEKGAFSGSGDLVGELLPGVSARVSDGQLLLGGPTAADRYLGSEPFGWVATGDIGRVDGRTVVLGGRAKDMILRDAENIYPGLYEPSLHVAGVELALLVGVPAGDGDERVVALVQPAAGVPDAEVRAALRGPLERMGSARPDDVVFGRVPLAGRSRKPDRTAASALAAALSTRAERAFPRRRRLTRPGWAGEAAARGKTDRGEP; from the coding sequence ATGCTGAGCGACTTCATCGGCGGCCTGCGCGAGGACGACGACCGGCCGGCCCTGCCCGGGGTGCGACGCGGCGAACTGGCCCGGCTGGTCCGGGGATATGCGGTCGCGCTGCAAGCCGACGGGCTCGAAGCCGGCGACACCGTGGCGCTGGCCGTGCGCCCCGGCGCCCGCTCCCTGGCCACGCTGCTGGCCGCGTACCACCTGGGTCTGCGCATCGCGGTGGTCGACCCGACGGCCGGCCCCGACGTCGTGCGGGCCCGGCTCGCCCTGGCCCAGCCGCGCCTGGTGCTGGCCGACGCGGCGGCGCAGGCGGTGGCGTCGTGGGCGGCCCCCCTGGCCCGTCGCGCACACCTCGCCCTGCCGTCGTTGACGTCGCTGGCCCCGGTGAGGACCGTCGGACGCCGGCTTCCCGGTTCGGCGCCGGCCCTGCGGCGGGTGGCGGGTGCGTTCCCCCGCCCGTACGAGGGGGAAGGCGACGCCGTAGTCGTGTTCACGTCGGGCACCACCAGCCGGCCCCGCGCCGTAGTGCACACGCGCGCCTCGATCTCGGCCGGCATGACCGCGGTGCGCGACCTGGTGCGACCCGTCCCGGGGCGGCCGGTGCTGGGCGGCACGTTCTTCGTCCTGCTGCCGTCGCTGGCCAGTGGCGCGCCCGTGGCCCCGCCGACCGGACGCAACCTGCGCCGCCTCCGGCCGCAAGCGGTGTACCTGACCCCGCCGCAGGTGCGGGCCGCGCTGGCCGCGGGCAGCCGCTTCGACGACGCGCGCGTCTACAGCGGCTCGGCGCCCGTGTCGGCGGCGCTGCTGTCCGCCCTACGCCGGGCCGGGGCGGCGGAGGCGTGGGGGGTTTACGCGCTGACCGAAGTGTTCCCGGCGGCTGCGGTCGAAGCGGCGGAGAAAGGTGCTTTCTCCGGCTCCGGTGATCTGGTGGGTGAGCTGCTGCCCGGCGTGTCGGCCCGGGTGTCCGACGGGCAACTGCTGCTGGGCGGGCCGACGGCGGCCGACCGTTATCTGGGGTCGGAACCGTTCGGCTGGGTCGCGACCGGAGACATCGGGCGGGTCGACGGGCGCACCGTGGTGCTCGGCGGGCGGGCCAAAGACATGATCCTGCGCGACGCCGAGAACATCTATCCCGGGCTGTACGAGCCGTCGCTGCACGTGGCCGGGGTCGAGCTGGCGCTGCTGGTGGGGGTGCCGGCCGGGGACGGGGACGAGCGGGTCGTCGCCCTCGTGCAGCCGGCCGCCGGGGTTCCGGACGCCGAGGTGCGGGCGGCCTTGCGGGGGCCGCTCGAACGGATGGGGTCGGCGCGGCCGGACGACGTGGTGTTCGGGCGGGTGCCGTTGGCGGGGCGTTCGCGGAAACCGGACCGGACGGCGGCATCGGCCCTGGCTGCGGCGTTGTCCACAAGGGCGGAGCGCGCTTTCCCCCGACGGCGTAGGCTCACCCGACCTGGGTGGGCGGGGGAGGCGGCGGCACGGGGGAAAACCGATCGGGGCGAGCCGTGA
- a CDS encoding glycosyltransferase family 2 protein: MSTPLWVIVPAWNEAARIGATLDALAAQTDTDFTLLVVDNGSTDGTAAIARQFRGPFPSYVVVEPEKGVGCAVDTGFRHAIAAGAVLLARTDADCLPAPGWVAGARAALLSGGGLACGRITARRDEHGPLGRAFFRTLVVLAATFGRLRPAHRGPEFKAPYRMHAGNNMAITAELYEACGGMPRRPSPTDRTFLNRVRRTTANIVHSRHMVVANSTRRITAYGIRGTARWYLDRGSGTRTADPR, from the coding sequence GTGAGCACGCCGTTGTGGGTGATCGTGCCCGCCTGGAACGAGGCCGCCCGCATCGGCGCCACCCTGGACGCGCTGGCCGCGCAGACCGACACCGACTTCACGCTGCTGGTGGTGGACAACGGCTCGACCGACGGGACCGCTGCGATCGCCCGGCAGTTCCGCGGCCCCTTCCCCTCGTACGTGGTGGTCGAGCCCGAGAAGGGTGTGGGGTGCGCGGTCGACACGGGCTTCCGGCACGCCATCGCCGCCGGCGCGGTCCTCCTGGCCCGTACGGACGCGGATTGCCTGCCCGCACCGGGCTGGGTCGCCGGCGCCCGCGCGGCACTGCTCTCCGGCGGCGGCCTCGCGTGCGGCCGGATCACCGCCCGGCGCGACGAGCACGGCCCCCTCGGCCGAGCGTTCTTCCGTACGCTCGTGGTCCTCGCGGCCACCTTCGGCCGGCTGCGACCGGCGCACCGGGGCCCCGAGTTCAAGGCGCCGTACCGCATGCACGCGGGGAACAACATGGCGATCACCGCCGAGCTGTACGAGGCGTGCGGCGGCATGCCCCGGCGGCCCTCCCCCACCGACCGCACGTTCCTCAACCGGGTCCGTCGCACCACCGCGAACATCGTGCACAGCCGGCACATGGTGGTGGCCAACTCGACGCGCCGGATCACCGCGTACGGGATCAGGGGCACCGCGAGGTGGTATCTCGACCGGGGCAGCGGGACGCGCACGGCGGACCCCCGCTGA
- a CDS encoding 3-oxoacyl-ACP synthase III family protein, with product MNVGITGVAYALPARTELTDDLQQRVAGGLPVPAGLFRRTTGIVRRQVAADGEYASDLAADAATKVLAETGTDPLDIDLLLFASATRDMTEPATAHVVQAALGSRAHALDVTNACNSFLNGIDLARSMILAGRARKALVVTGETPTRAMRPRLDGLAQARTAFAGYTFGDAGAAVLVEPVATGGILDVDTETHSEHWAVGGIFGGGSRHPRSVEHTYFTGDGTRLRSVFERIGAGLIERVADRTGWGWSDYAKVLVHQVTLPYLERFVAVTGVPRDKLEITVDELGNMASASIGVQLGRVRAELGPGDRVLMVGLGGGVSLMTMVWEVS from the coding sequence TTGAACGTAGGGATCACCGGAGTCGCGTACGCCCTGCCGGCCCGGACGGAGCTGACCGACGACCTGCAGCAACGGGTCGCGGGCGGCCTGCCCGTGCCGGCCGGGCTGTTCCGGCGCACCACCGGCATCGTCCGGCGTCAGGTCGCGGCGGACGGCGAATACGCCTCCGACCTGGCCGCCGACGCCGCCACCAAGGTGCTGGCGGAAACCGGCACCGACCCGCTCGACATCGACCTGCTGCTGTTCGCCAGCGCCACTCGCGACATGACCGAGCCCGCCACCGCGCACGTGGTGCAGGCGGCGCTGGGCAGCCGGGCCCACGCGCTGGACGTCACCAACGCCTGCAACAGCTTCCTCAACGGCATCGACCTGGCCCGCTCGATGATCCTGGCCGGCCGGGCCCGCAAGGCCCTGGTGGTCACGGGCGAGACGCCGACCCGCGCGATGCGGCCCCGCCTGGACGGGCTGGCCCAGGCCCGTACGGCGTTCGCCGGTTATACGTTCGGCGACGCGGGCGCGGCCGTGCTGGTCGAACCCGTGGCCACCGGCGGCATCCTCGACGTCGACACCGAGACGCACTCCGAGCACTGGGCGGTCGGCGGCATCTTCGGCGGCGGCTCCCGGCATCCACGCAGCGTCGAGCACACGTACTTCACCGGCGACGGCACCCGGCTGCGCTCGGTGTTCGAGCGGATCGGGGCCGGCCTGATCGAGCGGGTCGCCGACCGTACGGGCTGGGGCTGGTCCGACTACGCCAAGGTGCTGGTGCATCAGGTCACGCTGCCCTATCTGGAACGGTTCGTGGCGGTCACCGGCGTCCCGCGCGACAAGCTCGAGATCACGGTGGACGAGCTCGGCAACATGGCCTCGGCCTCGATCGGCGTGCAGCTGGGACGCGTACGGGCGGAGCTCGGCCCCGGCGACCGGGTGCTGATGGTCGGCCTGGGCGGCGGCGTGAGCCTGATGACGATGGTCTGGGAAGTCTCGTGA
- a CDS encoding cation:proton antiporter domain-containing protein, translated as MHANLIGLGALILVAGLLARLGRRMGLPTVPFFMLAGILLGPSTGGPVAFDHPEDLDMLALFGLVILLFHLGLEFPVEQVLGSGKRLFWAAGAYIGINIGAGLALGFSMGWGTKEAFVIAGAVGISSSAIATKLLIEMRRLANAETPVILGIIVIEDLFLAFYLALLSPILEGASSAGELVLNIGISFGYLVALFAVARWGGRWVGKVLDTREDEIVAIIMIGLVVLVAGLSAEIGVSDAIGALMIGLVVARTSIRERAERIAVPLRDVFAAIFFIAFGLSIDVGAIGSVIWPVLIAISITVVTNVTAGLITARLFGLNQRGAANVGLTVLGRGEFSLILATLALGAGLDERVGPFIALYVLILAVVAPILAANSKYLARIIPDRLLHDRWRYVREETISTACTHLDRIQITETDIDECAECVEMGDTWVQLRMCLICGAVACCDDSTNKHATAHYEVSRHPLIRSLEDGDGWQYCYEDQSLVREPAGSSKS; from the coding sequence GTGCACGCGAACCTCATCGGGCTCGGCGCCCTGATCCTGGTGGCCGGCCTGCTGGCCCGTCTCGGCCGGCGCATGGGCCTGCCCACCGTTCCCTTCTTCATGCTGGCGGGCATCCTGCTCGGCCCCAGCACCGGCGGCCCGGTCGCCTTCGACCACCCCGAAGACCTCGACATGCTGGCCCTGTTCGGGCTGGTCATCCTGCTGTTCCACCTGGGCCTGGAGTTCCCGGTGGAGCAGGTGCTGGGCAGCGGCAAACGGCTGTTCTGGGCGGCCGGGGCCTACATCGGCATCAACATCGGCGCCGGCCTGGCCCTCGGCTTCTCGATGGGCTGGGGCACCAAGGAGGCGTTCGTGATCGCCGGCGCGGTCGGCATCTCGTCGTCGGCCATCGCCACCAAGCTGCTCATCGAGATGCGCCGGCTGGCCAACGCCGAGACCCCGGTCATCCTCGGCATCATCGTCATCGAAGACCTGTTCCTGGCGTTCTACCTGGCCCTGCTGAGCCCGATCCTGGAGGGCGCGAGCTCGGCGGGCGAGCTGGTGCTCAACATCGGCATCAGCTTCGGCTACCTGGTCGCGCTGTTCGCGGTGGCCCGCTGGGGCGGCCGCTGGGTCGGCAAGGTGCTCGACACCCGCGAGGACGAGATCGTCGCGATCATCATGATCGGCCTGGTCGTGCTGGTGGCCGGCCTGTCCGCCGAGATCGGTGTCTCCGACGCGATCGGCGCGCTGATGATCGGCCTGGTGGTGGCGCGCACCTCGATCCGGGAACGGGCGGAACGCATCGCGGTGCCGCTGCGCGACGTGTTCGCCGCGATCTTCTTCATCGCGTTCGGCCTGAGCATCGATGTCGGTGCCATCGGCTCGGTGATCTGGCCGGTGCTGATCGCCATCAGCATCACCGTCGTCACCAACGTCACGGCCGGCCTGATCACGGCCCGGCTCTTCGGCCTCAACCAGCGCGGCGCGGCCAACGTCGGCCTGACCGTCCTCGGGCGCGGCGAGTTCTCGCTGATTCTGGCCACGCTGGCGCTGGGCGCCGGGCTCGACGAGCGGGTCGGCCCGTTCATCGCGCTCTACGTGCTGATCCTCGCGGTGGTGGCGCCGATCCTGGCCGCGAACTCGAAATACCTGGCCCGGATCATCCCGGACCGTCTGCTGCACGACCGCTGGCGGTACGTCCGGGAGGAGACCATCAGCACCGCCTGCACGCACCTCGACCGGATCCAGATCACCGAGACCGACATCGACGAGTGCGCCGAATGCGTCGAGATGGGCGACACCTGGGTCCAGCTGCGCATGTGCCTGATCTGCGGGGCGGTCGCTTGTTGCGACGACTCCACGAACAAGCACGCCACGGCGCACTACGAGGTGAGCCGGCACCCGCTGATCCGCTCGCTGGAGGACGGCGACGGCTGGCAGTACTGCTACGAAGACCAGTCCCTCGTGCGCGAGCCCGCGGGCTCCAGCAAATCTTGA
- a CDS encoding potassium transporter TrkA produces MGKGVHIQELPGLGTRYDVDLRSSDGERVSIVVSRDGKRHLYVFTSRSDEPAAVVELTEEQARKIGAVLAGTFFTD; encoded by the coding sequence ATGGGCAAAGGCGTTCACATCCAGGAACTTCCCGGCCTCGGCACCCGCTACGACGTGGATCTCCGCTCGAGTGACGGCGAGCGGGTGTCGATCGTGGTGTCGCGCGACGGCAAACGCCACCTCTACGTGTTCACCTCGCGCAGCGACGAGCCGGCCGCCGTGGTCGAGCTGACCGAGGAGCAGGCCCGCAAGATCGGCGCCGTGCTCGCCGGCACCTTCTTCACGGACTGA
- a CDS encoding ketopantoate reductase family protein, translating to MRTLIVGAGATGGHFGGLLAAAGRDVTFLVRPGRAAELAERGLRLDEITLTPRTVTADTLDGRYDLVLLAVKSYHLDQALADVAPAVGPRTVVIPLLNGMRHVDRMVAAFGPERAWGGVCMIHADVTPDGRIVRMTDLQRIAFGPLGGGTGDPRVADALAGAGFDAFATPTVVQDMWEKWVFLASLGAATTLMRAPVGDINRAPGGTAFGARIAAEAMAIATAAGHPPRPGAVKVLRDGLATDEQMTSSMYRDMMRGEPVEVDAILGDFVAEADRHDVPVPALSAAYTNLAIYAARLA from the coding sequence GTGCGGACACTGATCGTAGGCGCGGGGGCCACCGGCGGACATTTCGGTGGATTGCTCGCGGCGGCCGGGCGGGACGTCACCTTTCTCGTACGTCCGGGGCGCGCCGCCGAGCTGGCCGAGCGCGGGCTGCGGCTCGACGAGATCACTCTCACACCCCGTACGGTCACCGCGGACACGCTCGACGGCCGTTACGACCTCGTGCTGCTGGCCGTGAAGAGCTATCACCTGGACCAGGCGCTGGCCGACGTGGCGCCCGCGGTCGGCCCCCGTACGGTCGTGATCCCGCTGCTGAACGGCATGCGTCACGTGGACCGGATGGTCGCGGCGTTCGGCCCGGAGCGGGCCTGGGGCGGCGTCTGCATGATCCACGCCGATGTGACCCCGGACGGCCGGATCGTCCGGATGACCGATCTGCAGCGGATCGCGTTCGGCCCGCTCGGCGGCGGCACCGGCGACCCGCGGGTGGCCGACGCTCTCGCCGGGGCGGGCTTCGACGCGTTCGCGACGCCGACGGTCGTGCAGGACATGTGGGAGAAGTGGGTCTTCCTGGCCAGCCTGGGCGCGGCCACCACGCTCATGCGGGCGCCGGTGGGCGACATCAACCGGGCGCCCGGCGGCACGGCGTTCGGGGCGCGGATCGCGGCCGAGGCGATGGCGATCGCGACGGCGGCCGGCCACCCGCCGCGGCCGGGAGCGGTCAAGGTGCTCCGGGACGGGCTGGCCACCGACGAGCAGATGACCTCGTCGATGTATCGCGACATGATGCGCGGCGAGCCGGTCGAGGTGGACGCGATCCTGGGCGACTTCGTGGCCGAGGCGGACCGGCACGACGTGCCCGTGCCGGCGCTGTCGGCCGCCTACACCAATCTCGCGATCTACGCGGCCCGGCTCGCCTAG
- a CDS encoding glycosyltransferase family 4 protein, with translation MSRILMLSWEYPPLLVGGLGRHVHALATTLAAAGHEVTVVTRHAPGALREEYAEGVRILRAPDDPVRFEVRDGDMLSWAMGFNHTLTRTALRAARTGDYDVVHAHDWLVAQAAVTVRDHLDVPLVATVHATESGRHQGWLPHPHNRSIDDIERWLAHEATRTIVCSDYMRAEVQRLFDMPAGRIDVVRNGVDMLAWSPRPRAVAAARRRYAGPDGPLVSFAGRLVYEKGVQHLLAAVPALRERHPGLRVVIAGDGPYRAELEAVATEGVTFAGFLTGHHLTGLMGASDCYVVPSIYEPFGMVALEAAAAGTPVAVAGTGGLAEIVDDGVTGVKFTPGDPAALATAVGAVLADREHARALARRARRRVHDDFAWPQIAAATVATYDRARDFDARRVAREAENVLARMPV, from the coding sequence GTGAGCCGCATCCTGATGCTGTCCTGGGAATACCCGCCGCTGCTGGTGGGCGGGCTCGGCCGGCACGTGCACGCCCTGGCCACGACGCTGGCCGCGGCCGGGCACGAGGTCACCGTGGTCACCCGGCACGCACCGGGCGCGCTGCGCGAGGAATACGCCGAGGGTGTGCGCATCCTCCGGGCGCCCGACGACCCCGTACGGTTCGAGGTGCGCGACGGCGACATGCTGTCGTGGGCGATGGGCTTCAACCACACCCTGACCCGTACGGCCCTGCGCGCCGCCCGCACCGGCGACTACGACGTGGTGCACGCGCACGACTGGCTGGTCGCCCAGGCCGCGGTGACCGTGCGCGACCACCTCGACGTCCCGCTCGTGGCCACCGTCCACGCCACCGAGTCGGGCCGGCACCAGGGCTGGCTGCCGCACCCGCACAACCGCTCGATCGACGACATCGAACGGTGGCTGGCGCACGAGGCCACCCGCACGATCGTCTGCTCCGACTACATGCGGGCCGAGGTCCAACGCCTGTTCGACATGCCGGCCGGGCGCATCGACGTGGTCCGCAACGGCGTCGACATGCTGGCCTGGTCGCCCCGGCCCCGCGCGGTGGCCGCGGCCCGCCGCCGCTACGCCGGTCCGGACGGTCCGCTGGTCAGCTTCGCCGGGCGGCTCGTCTACGAGAAGGGCGTGCAGCACCTGCTGGCCGCCGTGCCCGCGCTGCGCGAGCGGCACCCGGGCCTGCGCGTGGTGATCGCCGGGGACGGCCCGTACCGCGCCGAACTGGAGGCAGTGGCCACCGAGGGCGTCACGTTCGCGGGCTTCCTGACCGGTCACCACCTGACCGGCCTGATGGGCGCCTCGGACTGTTACGTGGTGCCCAGCATCTACGAGCCCTTCGGCATGGTGGCGCTGGAGGCGGCGGCCGCGGGCACCCCGGTCGCGGTGGCCGGCACCGGCGGCCTGGCCGAGATCGTCGACGACGGCGTCACCGGCGTGAAGTTCACCCCGGGCGACCCGGCCGCGCTGGCCACGGCGGTCGGCGCGGTGCTGGCCGACCGCGAGCACGCCCGGGCCCTGGCCCGGCGGGCCCGGCGCCGGGTGCACGACGACTTCGCCTGGCCGCAGATCGCGGCGGCCACGGTCGCCACCTACGACCGGGCTCGTGACTTCGACGCCCGCCGGGTGGCCCGCGAGGCGGAGAACGTGCTCGCCCGGATGCCGGTCTAG